One window of the Rhizorhabdus dicambivorans genome contains the following:
- a CDS encoding GFA family protein, whose product MKIEGGCHCGLVRFEAEVGDEPLEILDCNCSICSMTGYLHLIVPDTRFRLIDGQKDTTTYRFGSGKARHIFCSQCGIKSFYRPRSHPDGISISLRCVDDWQELDVKIVPFEGRDWGKGENVPGD is encoded by the coding sequence GTGAAGATAGAAGGCGGCTGCCATTGCGGGCTGGTACGGTTCGAGGCCGAGGTCGGCGACGAGCCGCTGGAGATACTCGACTGCAACTGCTCGATCTGTTCGATGACCGGCTATCTGCACCTGATCGTGCCCGATACGCGCTTCCGCCTGATCGACGGGCAGAAGGACACCACCACCTATCGCTTCGGCAGCGGCAAGGCGCGGCACATCTTCTGCTCGCAATGCGGGATCAAGAGCTTTTACCGGCCGCGCTCGCATCCGGACGGGATCAGCATCTCGCTGCGCTGTGTGGACGACTGGCAGGAGCTGGACGTGAAGATCGTGCCGTTCGAGGGGCGCGACTGGGGCAAGGGCGAGAATGTGCCGGGGGATTGA